gggcgatggagaatatgcttcaacaaTCAACATGTCAGAGCTTCGGGACGGATTGGAAggagctgattgcaatgataaaggaCCCTCAGGCGTGGCCAAGTTTTGCGACGGAgttggagaggatagagacgtTACAGATATGCTTCCCAGACTTCAGCATTATTCATGTTCCACGGGCGCGAAAccagatttcagattttttagctaagactgcgagatccttccatagggagttactttttattggttgttctattccggtttggttactcagaccacctcaagtttgagtaatagaatgatcctttcgacgtcaaaaaaagaaaaaatagatctCGTCAAATAAATACTAACTCATTTTTAAAAGATAGATTTTTACTGTTTTCTCATATACTattttctgtttcaaaataataaatgttttagaattttcacatagtaattaaaatatattgaattttagtACAgaatgcataattttaataattatgtatttttcataACTCTAAACCAATTAATAATTCAATAAatgcaattatttttttaaaaaattataagtaattataagtaaaaattataagtaaaaaaattaaaaaaaattatttgatcaaaTATGTATCGAACATACAAAACTATTATCtgaaacaattttttcaaaCATACTCTTTCTATTCTTTTAAAGTGTTATTATACGATTGTTTATTGTTTCAAAAAGCGTTATTCCATATTTTTAATGCAATATAtccaatttattttattattttaacttatcaacaaattttatttaaattatttttatttaaatatatacactAAATAAAGATAcactaatgtattttatttttcttagtcCATGTGAAATACTCTATTTGTTCCTAAAAGATCCATATCGTAGAGGAAACTTTTGTTTCATAAAGATacatattttctatttccaatgCAATTTTTGTCACCTAATAATGagaaattttgaaattcaagaacattaattgcatttttttaattttattggtttaaaaatataggaaatataaaattacaaaaaactatgcatttatagataaattttaatatctttttactAAAAAGTATGAAAATTCTGAAACATGGATCGTTTAGGAACGGAGAGAGTATGTTAAAGTGACATTTTAGCTAAACGGAAAAATATGCATCTTTATGAATGTAATGTAGTATTGAAAACTCATTAAATCATTATTACAGAAGCATTTATTTTCAGTTATCGATTTGTATTTCACtaagttcaattttttatatttatatattcttcataagaaacataaaaatatatttggaaacaattttttaaaaacttccaTTTTAGTAGAATGGAGGTAGTAAATATATTCACACAgtaaaataacattttcataGTAATTTATGTAACATGCTATTGAAATTAAATTTATCACTAAAAATCTTTACTAGAGTCGTTTTTGTCTTTAACATTCCTTTATCTAACCAAAATGAACCGATCTTCATGTAATAATCAAGGATATTGCGACAAAATGTAATATTTGTAGGAACCTTAGTTTACTACAGGATACATctgtttgtaaaaaaataataaaaaaataaatcataattatAAGAGAATtataatatcaaaatacattgATAATGAAGAATCGTAAAATtgacaataatttttttcttcaatttttaaACACTCCGTAATATGATGGTTTCAGAGCATTCTTATTCCCAAGCTATAACAATGGTAATTATAtttccaaaaaccaaaaataaaatctatcaAACCAAAAATATGTGTATtctgaaaaataattttgtactCAAGGTGACGATTACATCGTGTCCAGAATCTAACTTTTCCAACAAACGCTTCCATCGGAAACCCTAAATCCACATTATTTTGTCATAAATGAGTTCCAACAATCTTCCGCATGAATAGAAACGACTCAAGGAAAAGTATTTTTGAggataaaagagaaaaatccACTGCATGATGAGTTTGTAGCAATTTCAACTTTGAACTTATCATTGTTAATAGCTATTAGATTTGCTCAAACAAAAAGTGAATATGATGTCTTGAACCCCTTTAGTTTGATGTAAACAGAGACAATCACTATAACACAATTCATTCTCTCACAAAATTTGGTTCTCTACTGTGTTTACTTTGGCATGctttactttgaaaatatagtATTTCTTTCGTTGTGTTTCCTTCATTTTTCGAGAAACGACTCAATTTCACATTCACAAAGTGATTTATCATTAGTTTGGTTTAAAGCAGTATCGTGTACAACTCCACTTATATTTCACAAATATATACTCAAATCATTAAAAGCAAACTCTTATCCTATAAACCTTACATGTTGCACTTTTCAATCATCCTATGAACTGGGTAGAGACCGAAGTTTCACAGTGCTTTTGGCAGAGTTAGTTTGACTTagttatatcttttaatttatcttttggGATCTCTAATCAGTTAGGTAGGATAAAGTCATTTTTTGGTGATTTAACAACTTGATATCGTGAAAAATCTTTAGTACATAGATCcgcaaaattttcatttcttctAATGTAATCAATCGTAATTATATCAATTGAAATCAAGTGTTTAATggttttttaaagttttttataacaaaatttatcatTATACGATCCTGCTAAATGCTTGATCTACTGTCGTTTGGCCATCAAAATGTACACGTAATACCAACATTGATTTAGTCGACATAgaaatatcttccaaaaaattcgAAGTAATTCTGCTTCTTCTGCAGCTTTATCTAAAGCTATATATGACCAATGGTTTGCTCAATCATTTGACAACTCTATGACTCTAAATGGTGACCATGAGAATTGGTGGGAATAGTGAATTCGTTATCATTCCTAACAATTTACACCATTTAGAAGGAATATTTGTTCCTATGATTCTTTTACATTCCTTAACATCTAAGGAATAATAGACTACAATTATTCCTTATCAAATTAGGAAAGAAATagttttttctcttattttattcCTTTCATTCTTTTCCTTCTtgtttctcatatttttttaatggttaCCGGTTAGCATGCGAAGATCACGGAGAAGTACAGGTTAGTATGGAGTGCACGATGTTTTCCTTCCTTAAAAtacattttgatttattttaattttgtatagaaTAGTCGTTGTTTGAAGTGGACACGGCCACCTTTAGGATGGAAAAAATGTAACACTAATGGATCATTTCATCACTTAATGCTCCAGGGCAGTGCTGGTTGGGTTATCATGGATGATAATGTGACTTATAAAGGTTCAGCTCAAGCAAAAAGAAGACGGATACAAGATGCTTTGGAAAGTGAATTGCAAGCCATTCTTATGGCATTATAACATTGTTGGAGTATGGGTTAGCGTCAGATCATATTGGAAAGTGACTGTCAAAAGACAATAGATATCCTTAATAATAGACTGCTTCTCTTTGGATATTACAACGGAATGAGAGATATTAACTGGTGAACCACGCGGTGGTAGGCTAGTGGTCTCGAGGGAGCAACAGCCTCAATACGGACCCAGCTTCGAAACCCCGTGTGGCCACCCGGACTAGCGTTAAATCGCAAGAATACGTGGAGTGCTGTGGGCTTTGTGGGACCAACCGTGGGCTTCATGGTTGGTCGCCGAATCTCCacagttatcaaaaaaaaaaaaaaagatattaactAGAGGGCAAGAAAATTTCGGAACATCAATTTCCAATGGACGAGTAGGAATGCAAATAAAATTCGCAGATTGCTTAGTAAAACGGCTAGAAACATGAAtagattttaagttttattactATGTAccttaatatttatttacctGCACTTTTGCACGTAGACCACATACATTCGAACTAAAGTAATAAAATCAgatgttataaataaaaagaaaagaatagtcgttgtttgaaaagtaaaaaaagacaGAAATGCAAATTACTTCAGTTTCCCCCCTTAGTCATCGTCTGTTCTgtttttgattaattaatgTTTGACTCgagtcttctcttttttttttttttttagagctGTCATCTCCGAGACTCATGCGAGTCAGGTTCTCTCTCTGTCTCACCCTCTTTTCTTCCTTCCTTGCCCCCCACCACCGACAATTCTCTCCGCATCTGGACACACCATCATCGTCTCCGACAAAAATCGTCTGTCTCTGATCATCGCAATGCACGCTCTAAAGGACAAAGTCTCCCAGAAGCTTTCGAATCTCTTCGCCGATTCCCCTTCCCAATCTGCATCTCCTCGCCATTCCCTCACCGATTCTCCAAAGGTATATTTCCTTCACGTCTCTcgatcatctctctctctctctctctctctattgtcCTCTGATTTGGATCTCGTTCGAAACCAAAAGATCATTGTCTCAATTACTAATGCGTTTCGATTGAATGTGTATGTTGTAGGCTTCAGCGAAATCGTTTACTTCGTATTTCTCATTTGGTGCTCGAAACGAGAACGAAGATTCCGAATCTGAATcatttcctcctcctcctccaattAGAACAGACAGCTACGAGTCTGTTGAGAATTgcaaacaagaagaagattgCAAAAAGAACCAATCTTCTTCGACAACGGTAGGCAATGATGACTACGAAGGAGAGATGAAGGAGTTAACAGAGAGCTCTGCTTTTATCTCTGCTGACTTGTGCGAGTTCTTGCACGCGTGTCTTCCCAATATCGTTAGGGGATGCAAATGGGTCTTGCTATacaggttaaaaaaaaaagagaatgatgTTTACTTTTGTTGAATAAGAGAGACTTGTTTGGTTTTTTGGTTATTAACTACTTTTAATTCGGATGAAGGGCAGTACGTTGAAGCATGGGATATCGCTTCGTACGCTTCTGCGTAAAAGTGCTGAGCTTCCTGGTCCTTGTTTGCTGGTATGTTTGCTGCCATGCCCTCTTAGATacattctgaaaaaaaaatgttgaataGGAGAGATGTGATGATTGGGGTAATGGGGTAGGTTGCTGGAGACAAACAAGGTGCGGTTTTTGGTGCTATGCTGGAATGTCCGTTAACAACTACTCCTAAGAGGAAGTATCAGGCATGCTTACTACTTGTTGTGATGATATTCGCACTCGTTGGCGTTTGCCTTTCAGTGTTATTAATATTCAAATTGCTGATTCTTCACATGTTTTGATGACAGGGTACAAGCCAGACATTCTTGTTCACAACTATTTATGGTCAACCACGCATATTTAGACCTACCGGTAACATTCTCATTCTCGACTGTTTCTTCTGAACTATTTATGGTCACCACACATATATGGGAGGAAGAATATTGAGATAACTGAAAAGTGAAATCTGAGTAGAATGATCAAGTCTCTCTCCCAATAACAGATCTTAAGAATATTGGTTCAGAACTGTTCCTCATCAGGAACTTGATACATACTTGTTCTATGTAGTTTAATTGTAGCTGTAAACCATCTTAGTGAAAGAAGGAAATAGACTTAGTATAGTAGATGATGGAAGGGGAAAGTACCTTGTTAAGGATAAGTTGTGGAAGTTTAACCTTTTCTGTTATTTAGAACCTATTCCATGTAATTTTTGCATGATCCCTAAACATTGTAATGCAAGCATATATAAAGTCAATCCCCTCAAGTATGTGTACTCAGTGACCTTCTTTGTAAAATTGTGTGCAGGTGCCAACCGATATTACTACATGTGCATGAATGAGTTTTTGGCGTTTGGAGGTGGAGGAAGCTTTGCGCTATGTTTAGACGAAGATTTGTAAGGCGCTTTCTTGCTccatattattttgaaaaattgccACTTTCTAATCGTTTTGATGTTTACTCAAACGGAATGTTTACTTTGAACAAGGTTAAAAGCAACAAGTGGACCTTCTGAAACATTTGGCAACGAATGCTTAGCTAGCAGCACAGAGTTTGAGTTGAAGAATGTCGAGGTAAACATCAAGTTCAACATAATTATACAATCTTGACATGGATCTTGAAGTAAAGCAATTCATGTTCATGTTATTAAAAATCTGCAGCTTTGGGGATTTGCGCATGCGTCTCAGTACCTCTCCTCCTGATCCTGGAGATTCTTTCTTTGAAGAGAATTGATATATCTCAAAAAAAGAAAGCTTACCCATCTTTTTGTATCTGTTAATTGTTTCAAAGTTATGATTAGGCTTAAGACAGTTTTCAGAGTTTTACATGATTGTATCTGTGTTACCAAGAATACCAACTCAGctgtgacatttttttttttactgagaACAAAagtgtaatttttttgttttatacatataaGATTAATGTGGGTTTCAAAGAGTAATATCATCTCAGAGAGTGATGAAGATAACTTTGAGAAGGAGAATGGcagtttatgttttaaaagaggtttggaaaaAATACATCTAGACaggaaacaagaagaagaagaggattgTATACAGagacaagaagaagaggaagggatCTCAAGCCAGGAAGCCAAGCCTCTCTCCATTCTTCTTAGCAAGCCTAATCAATCCTTGTCTCTGCTTTGCATCAGCTCCTATCGATTTGCAGAACTCTGTAATCacctaaataaaaagaaaaaaggaaaaaaaagctCATTgattctttcttctttgcactAAGTTTTCAAGATCTAATTTAGAGAATGATGAATTTTAAACCTGAGAGTGTAAAGCAATGGCTTTGCCTCTAAGCTGATTAAACCTCTTCTTGCCTACTATGTTCCTGGTGACAACGACTAGAGGAGCGAATAAGCCTTTGCCTTCGTTGACATTCTTCATCATTGGCTGTACTCTGATGGGTTTCCGTGAGAGTTTTGCAAAGTGTTGCCGTGGCGCAGTTGTTTTGGCGAGCATGGTGTGGTAATCCTCGCCGCAGATTGAACTTCCCCAACCTCCATAGAATGAAGTTCCTAGTAAACCTTGACTCGCAGAAAGTGAAGCAGCAGCAGCCATAGGAATcagctttctctctctctctgtgataAACTGCTAATGGTGGAGAGAGGAGGTTTGTGTGTTATTTTGGTTCTGGATGGAGAAACGATAGCCACAAATATGATTGTGGTTTTGCTACATCACTCTTTCTCCACCGTccgattatattttttaattcttctCCACTCTTTAATCAGATTAGTCAATGTCTGACCCAAGTGGCTTCGGTAATCTTAATTTACGGGGATTGTTTTTACAGCCAGGTTGTTGTcaaaatgtaatattacaacGTGACAGTAATGAATGATATTTGTAAAGATGACTTGGAGAGAATTAGAATGCGGTTAATAGTAGTAGCATCAAAGCAAAGCAAGACCATGAAACGAATATATGTTCCACCATAACAAAGCAAGTTCCGTAGTTTCAGAGATAaccaaggagagagagagaaatcgaAAGAATGTACATAGCAGACCGATGCATCAAGGTTCAGAGATATATTGGTAGCTCCAAAGCGCATTAGAAGATCCCGAACGTGTTCTCGCCACTGTAACTCATGTAGAGAAACCCGTCTTCGTCTTTGTGCTCTTCATAAATCGCAGACATTATCGCAGCTGcaataaaagaaaagatgatAACACTACCACTAGTAGCAAAAAAAGATCTGATCAGCTACTTGAACTGGACAAGAAAGATGATTAGGGAATAATCAAACCAGTAGGTGGAAGAACGTTCTTGACGAAAATGAAGATGGCTTTCTCAGGACTAAGCTTGATACGCTTGCGTACAACATAAACAAACTGACCAACAGTCAGATCAGCTGGGACCAAGTACCTGAAAGTTTTTCAGGTGACACAAGTCAGGAAGCCATATCAAGAACTTGCATACATATCCCCTAAGCAATAagctatgaaaaaaaaaagaaacatacttTTTCTTATCAATATCAGGGACATCGCTCTTCTCGGCTCTTTCCACAATGACCTGCACAATATCAAAAGTACATAATAAGCCAAAGTATGAAACTTTTCTTGGAAGAAGATAGATGGTGGAGAGTCTGGTAGTACATACAGGTATTCTATCTGGGTACTTGTCCCTGATACGAGAAGCTTCAGCTTGTCTCTTTTCTGCAACATATTAAGATCAATCAATATTCTACTTGAACACAGAGTATCAATAATAATATGTTTCAATCAAGATTACGTATACACTAATCCAAAAGACTGATACGGCGTTTCTATGTAAACAATCAAGTGAATATGATTATCTTTAATCATCCATTAGTTCCGATACATGAACAGAGATTAATATTGTATATGAGGATTGGAGAGACAAGTGCAATCTTCAATCGTATGCTTTAAATCAACGCATATGCGAAAAGCAATTGAAATTGACGAAACCTGGTACTCGAATTGACATGTTTCTAAGATTAAAGCAAACCAGATTTTCGAAATTTCGCTAAAAACCCGAGGGATGAGATACAACGATCATCAAGATTGGGCGATTAGGGTTAAATCAGAAGATGAAAAGCGTTCAGAAGGAGGGGGGAAGGCGAAAACTAACCGAGAGGATGCTCTTGCTTGAAGGAACTGATCGCCATAACTGCACGCGTTTCgctgagagagagagggagaggaagaagataatTGAGAAGGAGGGTTTGCTAAACGTCGAATTGGGATATCGAACGAGATGCACTTGAAATATTTATAGTctttacatacatatatatatattaaattttttttgccaGCTAGAGATTACCTTTCAGAAAATGACTAGCATAGCACTAAAAAATTTTTTTCCACAGATATAGCCTCtaacaataaaaatgatcaaaataacacttaatattttatcaaaagagataaatatacactaatactccaatggtaaattaatttagacattaagatttagagttaaggggtggggtttatgatttagggtttagggtttagagtttagggtttagagtttaggggtggagtttagggtttagaattaagaggtggagtttagggtttagggtttagggttaagggtttagggtttagagtttagagtttttggttttagggtttagagttggggattggggttttgggataagatttcaaagtttgaaaaataaaaaaaatttaaatttttcaaaacataaaatgttattttggtcattttagtttttgaagactatttttgtgacataaagtTAGAAATGtactattttgaaaatttgtcCATTATCTTTAGGTATTAACATTAAATGCGGTTTTTACATATTACATGAACATActcaacaaatatatttttaccaaTTTGAAACTTGAAAAGTAATAACACAATACTAACTTGCACAATTAAAGTATAGACTAATAAACAACTTTGTCCAACTTCGTCATTGGTCTAAAATGATATTATCTTTGCTGGTATATATTGTAAACAAAAACtttttatcgattataaaatgaccGGATACAATCTACTTGTTACATCGCAATCCATCCACACACTTCCGCTTTGATATCGCATAACACATAAGAACTACCTCATCGGTTGAGATCTAAAAAGattctaaataataaaatatttttatttcaattaattttaattaattaattaaatttaaatttacaataCCTAAGCTACTTACATCATGACAATGACAAGTGAAAATAAGAATACTAATAAGGTTCTCATATGTCCTCAAATGTGaactttttcttgttttctttccaaattttttttgttattttataattattagaaCTCCGTCGAGATTTCATCGATGGAATTGCTCTAAATGGATCACCATTTTCGTAGTCCTTTAACATTGGTGAGAATATTCTAAAAGTCAAGTTCTCCATTAAGAATATCTTCCCTGCTAAAACTATAATGCCAAATCTTCCTGCATATGTTGTATTTAATTCTTTATGGCAGtcagcgttttttttttttatgattcaaCATTgaccttttcttctttttaacaGTGACATCCAATATTTGTTAGAATAAAATTGCCAGCACTGATGCATCATTGATCTCATTAGGTAATGATCATGATCCTAAAGTGAGAGATATGGCATCTCCAATGTAAGAGAAGTAAGTTTGACAAATATTAGGATGGTTTAGATAACATGAACCCCATATTTATTGTTGCTATTGTTTTTGATCCATATAGTAAGATGGTGTTTCCTACCATTTGCTTTGAGAAGATGTACATCAAAAATAGTTCAACTTCTATTGAAATGAAAGAAAAAGCCACAAGTCTTTTACATAAGTTGTTTGAtgcatataaatatttcaaaacagGAACATGAACATGTCAAAAGAAAGTGAAACTGGACATACGGGTTGTTTGGTTACTAATGGTGGATTTTCATCTAGTAGCACTCATTGTTGCTCCACAATATTCCCCATGATTATCAACAAAATGAAGTATGTGAACCAGTGTGTAGAAACATCTAATGAATTAAGTATTTACTTGATGGAAAAGGTTAAAGTAGAATCAGCTAATAACCTGGAAGCAAGCTATGATAAATTTATCATGGTGGAGAACAATGTGAAGTGCCCTACTTTGTCTGAAATAgcaaaaatattcttgtgaaTTCTATCTCCACTGTTATATCTGAATCTTTTTTTAAGCATTGTTGGTAAAATATTAGATCCGAATAGGAGGTTCCTTTCTTTTATATGGTTAGAACTTAGAAGCGTTGATCTTGacataaaataggatataactGTAGTTTTATCTGACAGACAAAAGAATATCGAATATATGAATTCATGGACTCTCTAGTAgaaaatattcaatattttattttgcaagCACTGATTTATTAGATTTATAAGAAATAGCTCAACTTAATCAAATTTTACTAACAATTTCCATCTATATGTGAACGTAGTTTCATGTTTGATTGGAGGAAACATGACTTTGAATCTTTGATGGATACCAACTATGAAGAATAAAAAAGCTTTTATTTCAtacttgttttt
The window above is part of the Brassica napus cultivar Da-Ae chromosome C3, Da-Ae, whole genome shotgun sequence genome. Proteins encoded here:
- the LOC106426763 gene encoding protein PROTON GRADIENT REGULATION 5, chloroplastic, with the translated sequence MAAAASLSASQGLLGTSFYGGWGSSICGEDYHTMLAKTTAPRQHFAKLSRKPIRVQPMMKNVNEGKGLFAPLVVVTRNIVGKKRFNQLRGKAIALHSQVITEFCKSIGADAKQRQGLIRLAKKNGERLGFLA
- the LOC106439789 gene encoding autophagy-related protein 8d — encoded protein: MAISSFKQEHPLEKRQAEASRIRDKYPDRIPVIVERAEKSDVPDIDKKKYLVPADLTVGQFVYVVRKRIKLSPEKAIFIFVKNVLPPTAAIMSAIYEEHKDEDGFLYMSYSGENTFGIF
- the LOC106426762 gene encoding nuclear receptor coactivator 7, whose amino-acid sequence is MHALKDKVSQKLSNLFADSPSQSASPRHSLTDSPKASAKSFTSYFSFGARNENEDSESESFPPPPPIRTDSYESVENCKQEEDCKKNQSSSTTVGNDDYEGEMKELTESSAFISADLCEFLHACLPNIVRGCKWVLLYSTLKHGISLRTLLRKSAELPGPCLLVAGDKQGAVFGAMLECPLTTTPKRKYQGTSQTFLFTTIYGQPRIFRPTGANRYYYMCMNEFLAFGGGGSFALCLDEDLLKATSGPSETFGNECLASSTEFELKNVELWGFAHASQYLSS